A genomic region of Janthinobacterium lividum contains the following coding sequences:
- a CDS encoding alkaline phosphatase family protein, giving the protein MIAAAAGEGVLDVGVPGNLARIDHIVVLMMENRSFDHMLGYLSLEGGRADIDGLQASHANVHAGVTYPVHHLRRTAFGPQQDPSHTGMSVAQQLQNNNGGFVGDYAQTHPGDPDIDLVMGYYNGADLPMYDFLAQQFCVCDRCYSSVPGATWPNRLYAVSGKAAGSRDSKRVPLYANKSFVRHLERAQVSWKFYSAWKPWSLALTDDHYRSSEWYEPFGSSARRYGFIGDALAGTLPSVSWIDPHFFENDDHPPADIRAGQALVAQVYQALSRGPAWARTLLVLSYDEHGGFFDHVPPGAAIDDDPAFRRYGVRVPMLLVSPLIAPCSVSHEVYDHTSIIKTILQRFCRAADGTLPQMGARVAAASGLGAVLTLAQARAAPAVPAAVLAQRAAWDADVRAQDFALLAPACPSDGEVAAAAAVSFQSDAEAGAIAAHRQLARTARNAQAVKNQTANKTAGRTADRRRRQGGKPASAGAGNGGKSTGA; this is encoded by the coding sequence ATGATTGCTGCCGCCGCTGGTGAGGGTGTCCTTGATGTGGGTGTGCCTGGAAACCTGGCGCGCATCGACCATATCGTCGTGCTGATGATGGAAAACCGCTCGTTTGACCACATGCTCGGCTACCTGAGCCTGGAAGGCGGGCGCGCCGACATCGACGGCTTGCAGGCCAGCCATGCCAACGTGCATGCGGGCGTGACCTACCCGGTGCACCATTTGCGGCGCACGGCCTTCGGGCCGCAGCAAGACCCGTCGCATACGGGCATGTCGGTGGCGCAGCAATTGCAAAACAATAACGGCGGCTTTGTCGGCGACTATGCGCAAACGCATCCGGGCGACCCCGATATCGACCTGGTGATGGGTTATTACAATGGCGCCGACTTGCCCATGTACGATTTCCTGGCGCAGCAGTTCTGCGTCTGCGACCGCTGCTACAGTTCCGTGCCGGGCGCCACCTGGCCCAACCGCCTGTATGCGGTCAGCGGCAAGGCGGCCGGCAGCCGCGACAGCAAGCGCGTGCCCCTGTATGCGAACAAGTCCTTCGTACGCCACCTCGAGCGTGCCCAGGTCAGCTGGAAATTTTATTCCGCCTGGAAGCCCTGGAGCCTGGCGCTGACGGATGACCATTACCGCTCGTCCGAATGGTACGAACCGTTCGGCTCCAGCGCGCGCCGCTATGGCTTCATCGGCGATGCGCTGGCGGGCACCTTGCCCTCAGTCAGCTGGATCGATCCGCATTTCTTTGAGAATGACGACCATCCGCCGGCCGATATCCGCGCCGGCCAGGCGCTCGTGGCGCAGGTCTACCAGGCCCTGTCGCGCGGACCGGCCTGGGCGCGTACCTTGCTCGTCCTCAGCTATGACGAACATGGCGGCTTTTTCGACCATGTGCCGCCTGGCGCCGCCATCGACGACGACCCCGCGTTTCGCCGCTACGGCGTGCGCGTGCCCATGCTGCTGGTGTCGCCGCTGATCGCGCCGTGCAGCGTCAGCCACGAGGTATACGACCACACGTCGATTATTAAAACCATCCTGCAGCGCTTTTGCCGCGCCGCCGATGGCACCTTGCCCCAGATGGGCGCACGCGTGGCGGCCGCCAGCGGCCTGGGCGCCGTGCTGACCCTGGCGCAAGCGCGCGCAGCGCCCGCCGTGCCCGCTGCGGTGCTGGCGCAGCGCGCCGCATGGGACGCGGATGTGCGGGCGCAGGATTTCGCCCTGCTGGCGCCCGCCTGCCCGTCTGATGGCGAGGTGGCCGCCGCTGCCGCCGTATCCTTCCAGTCCGATGCCGAGGCGGGCGCGATCGCCGCCCATCGGCAATTGGCACGCACGGCCAGGAATGCGCAGGCGGTGAAAAATCAAACGGCGAATAAAACGGCGGGCAGGACCGCGGACAGGCGCCGGCGGCAGGGCGGCAAGCCGGCGTCCGCCGGCGCCGGGAATGGCGGAAAATCCACAGGCGCTTGA
- the nagA gene encoding N-acetylglucosamine-6-phosphate deacetylase produces the protein MSSTIKGNILTPGGWIHGAIAFGERVDSITGESLHPSGNSDDYILPGFIDLHVHGGAGKDIMEGGEAVYTIAAIHARHGTTSLLATTMTAPPEDIDMALTAIGIAANHRRPNTARVLGAHLEGPYINSGKLGAQPNYARAANLAEIERLQTLAKLRVITVAPEIAGHLDLVRALADAGVRVQIGHTLGSYEDGVAALEHGAMGFTHLFNAMSGLHHREPGMVGAALAHAEYAELIPDLLHVHPGAIKVALRAIPRLYCVTDSTAATGMPDGEYMLGRHAVQKCMGGVRLPDGTLAGSTLTLDQALRNLVGLGLDLADASKRVSTNAADYLGLEERGRLAPGTYADLVVLDRDLKLKAVYIEGEICDLNDA, from the coding sequence ATGAGCAGCACTATCAAAGGCAATATCCTTACCCCCGGCGGCTGGATCCACGGCGCCATCGCCTTCGGCGAGCGCGTCGACAGCATCACGGGCGAATCCCTTCACCCGTCGGGCAACAGCGACGACTATATTTTGCCGGGCTTTATCGACCTGCACGTGCACGGCGGCGCCGGCAAGGACATCATGGAAGGCGGCGAAGCCGTCTACACCATCGCGGCCATCCATGCGCGCCACGGCACCACCAGCCTGCTGGCCACCACCATGACGGCGCCGCCGGAAGATATCGACATGGCCCTGACGGCCATCGGCATCGCCGCCAACCACCGCCGCCCGAACACGGCGCGCGTGCTTGGTGCCCACCTGGAAGGCCCGTACATCAATTCCGGCAAGCTGGGGGCGCAGCCGAACTATGCGCGCGCCGCCAACCTGGCCGAAATCGAACGCCTGCAAACCCTGGCCAAGCTGCGCGTCATCACCGTCGCGCCGGAAATCGCCGGCCACCTGGACCTGGTGCGCGCCCTGGCCGATGCCGGCGTGCGCGTGCAGATCGGCCACACGCTCGGTTCCTATGAAGACGGCGTGGCCGCGCTGGAACACGGCGCCATGGGTTTCACGCATCTGTTCAACGCCATGAGCGGCCTGCACCACCGCGAGCCTGGCATGGTCGGCGCCGCCCTGGCGCACGCCGAATACGCCGAACTGATCCCCGACCTGCTGCACGTGCATCCGGGCGCCATCAAGGTGGCCCTGCGCGCCATCCCGCGCCTGTACTGCGTCACCGATTCGACCGCCGCCACCGGCATGCCGGACGGCGAATACATGCTGGGCCGCCACGCCGTGCAGAAATGCATGGGCGGCGTGCGTCTGCCCGACGGCACGCTGGCGGGCAGCACCCTGACCCTGGACCAGGCGCTGCGCAACCTGGTGGGACTGGGACTGGACCTGGCCGATGCGTCCAAGCGCGTGTCGACCAACGCCGCCGATTACCTGGGCCTGGAAGAACGCGGCCGGCTGGCCCCCGGTACTTACGCCGATCTGGTGGTACTCGATCGCGATCTCAAACTCAAAGCTGTGTATATAGAAGGAGAAATCTGTGACCTCAATGATGCTTAA
- a CDS encoding carbohydrate ABC transporter permease, which yields MKTRSRSLKTRLHILGHYAVLCAIAVVCVFPFWWTLVTAISTEGNIFAFPPTFWPKAPSFDNFIEVFNAIPIWSFFKNSVLIAVFTVFWKLLLCSLAAYPLARLKFRGRKLVFGLILATLVLPSEVNFLVNFITITQMSLVDTYTGVILPNVVTAVAILLLKQAFEEVPQDLIDAARVDGATEWVIFSRIMLPLITPWLATVGILTAVESWNEYIWPSIVMSKPDEFPLSVGVLYLRGTFGSSTRVIAAGTLITIVPTLLAFLFTQRFFMRGMDGAVK from the coding sequence ATGAAAACCCGTTCCCGCTCCCTGAAAACGCGCCTGCACATACTGGGCCACTATGCCGTGCTGTGCGCGATCGCCGTCGTCTGCGTCTTCCCCTTCTGGTGGACCCTGGTGACGGCCATTTCCACGGAAGGCAATATCTTCGCCTTCCCGCCCACCTTCTGGCCGAAGGCGCCGTCCTTCGACAACTTCATCGAAGTGTTCAATGCGATCCCGATCTGGTCGTTCTTCAAGAACTCCGTGCTGATCGCCGTGTTTACCGTATTCTGGAAACTGCTGCTGTGTTCACTGGCCGCGTATCCGCTGGCGCGCCTGAAATTCCGTGGCCGCAAGCTCGTGTTCGGCCTGATCCTCGCCACCCTGGTGCTGCCGTCCGAGGTCAACTTCCTCGTCAACTTCATCACCATCACGCAAATGAGCCTGGTCGATACCTACACAGGCGTGATCCTGCCCAACGTGGTGACGGCCGTGGCCATCTTGCTGCTCAAGCAGGCGTTCGAGGAAGTGCCGCAAGACCTGATCGACGCGGCGCGTGTCGATGGCGCTACCGAGTGGGTGATCTTCAGCCGCATCATGCTGCCGCTGATTACGCCATGGCTGGCCACCGTCGGCATCCTGACGGCCGTCGAATCGTGGAATGAATACATCTGGCCCTCCATCGTCATGAGCAAACCCGATGAATTCCCCCTGTCGGTGGGCGTGCTGTACTTGCGCGGCACCTTCGGCAGCAGCACGCGCGTGATCGCCGCCGGCACCCTGATCACCATCGTGCCGACCCTGCTCGCCTTCCTGTTTACCCAACGCTTCTTCATGCGCGGCATGGACGGCGCAGTCAAATGA
- a CDS encoding BadF/BadG/BcrA/BcrD ATPase family protein yields the protein MIEYIIGVDGGGSGTRVRLARLDGQELAQGQSGPSGLGLGIERAWTSVAHAVTLAFRAAGLEQPPLQRMAIGLGLAGVHNKQWAASFVEHNPGYAFVALESDALTTLLGAHAGQPGAIVAIGTGSVGEVLHADGSRHEVGGWGFPSGDEAGGAWIGMRAINHAQQVVDGRVPGSAFATAIIDACGGQRDAMQVWLAAASQTNFAQLARLVLEHAASNAVARTILMDAGQQIALIARALDPAGTLPVALCGGLAAPLSSYLPADLLQLVVPAQGDSAAGGLRLIRKYLQEQ from the coding sequence ATGATCGAATACATAATCGGCGTCGACGGCGGGGGCAGCGGAACCCGCGTACGCCTGGCGCGCCTCGATGGCCAGGAACTGGCGCAGGGACAAAGCGGCCCTTCCGGCCTGGGACTGGGCATCGAACGGGCCTGGACATCCGTGGCGCATGCCGTCACCCTGGCCTTCCGCGCCGCCGGCCTGGAACAGCCGCCGCTGCAGCGCATGGCCATCGGCCTGGGCCTGGCCGGCGTGCACAACAAGCAGTGGGCCGCCAGCTTCGTCGAACACAATCCCGGCTATGCCTTTGTGGCACTCGAATCCGATGCACTGACCACCCTGCTGGGCGCGCACGCGGGCCAGCCGGGCGCCATCGTTGCCATCGGCACGGGCAGCGTGGGCGAAGTGCTGCACGCGGACGGCAGCCGCCATGAAGTGGGCGGCTGGGGCTTCCCCTCGGGCGACGAGGCGGGCGGCGCCTGGATCGGCATGCGCGCCATCAACCACGCGCAGCAGGTGGTCGACGGGCGCGTGCCCGGCAGCGCCTTCGCCACGGCCATCATCGATGCCTGCGGCGGCCAGCGCGACGCCATGCAGGTGTGGCTGGCCGCCGCCAGCCAGACCAATTTCGCGCAACTGGCGCGGCTGGTGCTCGAACACGCGGCCAGCAATGCGGTGGCGCGCACCATCCTGATGGATGCGGGGCAGCAGATCGCCCTCATCGCCAGGGCGCTCGATCCGGCTGGCACCTTGCCCGTGGCCCTGTGCGGCGGCCTGGCGGCGCCCTTGTCGAGCTACCTGCCGGCGGACTTATTGCAACTGGTCGTGCCGGCACAGGGCGACTCGGCCGCAGGCGGCCTGCGCCTGATACGCAAGTACTTGCAGGAGCAATGA
- a CDS encoding carbohydrate ABC transporter permease, which translates to MKLTHRHTVQAWLFLTPALLLLAAFSFWPVGYGSVLAFTDYSLIRETRFVGLDNFRYIFNNEMFVSGLKNSLMFLLMVPFVQVGAIVLAVLVNNRLPGIRLFRAAFYVPVVTTVSVVGIMWGFMFHEQGALNYVMMTLKLVNAPVGWLSNDSLALFAVMFVTLWRGLGWYMVMYLAALQSIPSDMQEAAMLDGANRWQRFWKITVPMLRPTIMLCSILSVLAALKAYQEVDVLTQGGPMNSTFTALYYAYDQGLKHLKLPRALAASFVVSLFCIGIALLCLRYLKPKHR; encoded by the coding sequence ATGAAACTTACCCACCGCCATACCGTGCAAGCCTGGCTTTTCCTCACCCCCGCCCTGCTGCTGCTGGCCGCCTTTTCATTCTGGCCCGTCGGCTACGGTTCCGTGCTGGCCTTCACCGACTACAGCCTGATACGCGAGACGCGCTTCGTCGGCCTCGATAACTTCCGCTACATCTTCAATAACGAGATGTTCGTCTCGGGCCTGAAAAACTCGCTGATGTTCTTGCTGATGGTGCCCTTCGTGCAGGTGGGCGCCATCGTGCTGGCCGTGCTGGTCAACAACCGCCTGCCCGGCATCCGCCTGTTCCGCGCCGCCTTCTACGTGCCCGTGGTGACCACCGTTTCCGTGGTCGGCATCATGTGGGGCTTCATGTTCCACGAACAGGGCGCGCTGAACTACGTGATGATGACCTTGAAGCTGGTGAACGCGCCCGTGGGCTGGCTGTCGAACGACAGCCTGGCCCTGTTTGCCGTGATGTTCGTCACCCTGTGGCGCGGCCTGGGCTGGTACATGGTGATGTATCTGGCGGCCCTGCAATCGATCCCGTCGGACATGCAGGAAGCAGCCATGCTCGATGGCGCCAACCGCTGGCAGCGCTTCTGGAAGATCACCGTGCCGATGCTGCGCCCCACCATCATGCTGTGCTCCATCCTGTCCGTGCTGGCGGCCCTGAAGGCTTACCAGGAAGTCGATGTGCTGACCCAGGGCGGCCCGATGAATTCCACCTTCACGGCGCTGTACTACGCGTATGACCAGGGCCTCAAGCACTTGAAACTGCCGCGCGCGCTGGCGGCCAGCTTCGTCGTCTCGCTGTTCTGCATCGGCATCGCCCTGCTGTGTCTGCGCTACCTCAAACCGAAGCACCGCTGA
- a CDS encoding general secretion pathway protein GspB, translating into MSYILEALKKSQAERQLGELPSIHAPQVQLHDTAASGVARRAPVWLALGGVTLAVAAALLLWQPWQAAANAPAAIPVAPAVLAQAVPAPMPAAPPPAAPAPAPVPVAQVPPVPAAVTAAPVHYARPVPEPKQESPGQAAPAVPVAAPAMPAPAPPAEETVPGMRDLPEPIQRQIPQVAIGGYIYSKNPADRLLLIDKVLRHEGEELAPGLVLEKLQPKAAIFSFKGYRYRVPY; encoded by the coding sequence ATGTCCTACATACTTGAAGCATTGAAAAAATCGCAAGCCGAGCGCCAGTTGGGCGAGTTGCCGTCGATCCACGCACCGCAGGTGCAGCTGCACGACACCGCCGCGTCTGGCGTGGCGCGGCGCGCGCCCGTGTGGCTGGCGCTGGGCGGCGTGACGCTGGCCGTGGCCGCCGCACTGCTGCTGTGGCAGCCTTGGCAGGCAGCGGCCAACGCGCCTGCGGCGATTCCTGTCGCTCCAGCCGTGCTGGCCCAGGCCGTGCCCGCGCCGATGCCGGCAGCTCCGCCACCAGCGGCTCCCGCGCCTGCGCCAGTTCCCGTCGCGCAAGTCCCCCCCGTGCCGGCGGCGGTCACCGCCGCCCCCGTGCACTATGCCAGACCGGTGCCGGAGCCGAAACAAGAATCGCCAGGACAGGCTGCTCCTGCCGTCCCCGTTGCGGCGCCGGCCATGCCCGCGCCCGCGCCGCCAGCCGAAGAGACGGTGCCCGGCATGCGCGACTTGCCCGAGCCGATACAGCGGCAAATCCCCCAGGTTGCCATCGGCGGCTATATCTACTCGAAGAATCCGGCCGACCGCCTGTTGTTGATCGACAAGGTCCTGCGCCACGAAGGCGAGGAATTGGCGCCCGGCCTGGTGCTTGAAAAGTTGCAGCCGAAGGCAGCCATCTTCAGTTTCAAGGGCTACCGCTACCGCGTGCCGTATTGA
- a CDS encoding ABC transporter substrate-binding protein — translation MTIKRLLAVVACAGLLAPQACAAEKIEFWTFSMKPKFTPYFNAVVARYEAQNPDVKIEWIDFPWDVIQTKLVTRIVAGTPPALVSLNVPWADEFARDGLLTPVDGLIAPARASYIPSALDDLRFKGATYGFPMYSNVAVIAFNTAIFRQAGLTRGPASLDEQLAYARQIAQRTGKAGIAPALSKIDGLFMQQGLAVITGNRAVFNSPQHVALVQKLADTYKVGGLLKESLFAEDNFPAVIDAYKGGRLGMLLAPPTAMQRIRGDAKDIYAITDVAPAPLGPTGIADGGWLVHFAIPKGVPARQLPSVGKFARFLTNDENQLAFAKQASVFPTTVKAAADPFFLATPQNAGAAEKAVAAGALSMGHSRTLYVAGIDDYDELRRSLVKAVEAGVTGKQDVKQALDQAVAIWNRKLATLPRH, via the coding sequence ATGACGATCAAGAGACTGTTGGCGGTTGTTGCCTGCGCGGGCCTGCTCGCGCCGCAGGCATGTGCTGCCGAGAAAATCGAATTCTGGACCTTCAGCATGAAGCCCAAGTTCACGCCGTATTTCAATGCGGTGGTGGCGCGCTATGAGGCGCAGAATCCCGACGTCAAGATCGAATGGATCGACTTCCCGTGGGACGTCATCCAGACCAAGCTGGTCACGCGCATCGTGGCCGGCACGCCGCCCGCGCTGGTCAGCCTGAACGTGCCCTGGGCCGACGAATTTGCGCGCGACGGCTTGCTCACGCCCGTCGATGGCCTGATCGCGCCAGCGCGCGCCAGCTACATTCCCAGCGCCCTGGACGACTTGCGCTTCAAGGGCGCCACCTACGGCTTCCCCATGTACAGCAATGTCGCGGTGATCGCCTTCAATACCGCCATTTTCAGGCAGGCGGGCCTCACGCGCGGCCCCGCCAGCCTCGATGAACAACTGGCGTACGCGCGGCAGATCGCGCAACGCACGGGCAAGGCCGGCATCGCGCCCGCCCTTTCGAAGATCGATGGCCTGTTCATGCAGCAGGGCCTGGCCGTCATCACCGGGAACCGCGCCGTCTTCAATTCGCCGCAGCACGTGGCGCTGGTGCAGAAACTGGCCGACACCTATAAAGTGGGCGGCCTGCTGAAGGAAAGCCTGTTCGCCGAAGACAATTTCCCCGCCGTGATCGACGCCTACAAGGGCGGCCGCCTGGGCATGCTGCTGGCGCCGCCCACGGCCATGCAGCGCATCCGCGGCGATGCGAAAGACATCTACGCCATCACCGACGTGGCGCCCGCGCCGCTGGGTCCGACCGGCATCGCCGACGGCGGCTGGCTGGTACACTTCGCCATTCCGAAAGGCGTGCCGGCGCGCCAGCTGCCATCGGTCGGCAAGTTCGCGCGCTTCCTGACGAACGACGAGAACCAGCTGGCCTTCGCCAAGCAGGCCAGCGTCTTCCCCACCACGGTGAAAGCGGCGGCCGACCCGTTCTTTCTCGCCACGCCGCAGAACGCGGGTGCGGCCGAAAAGGCGGTGGCCGCCGGCGCCCTGTCGATGGGCCACTCGCGCACCCTGTACGTGGCCGGCATCGACGACTACGACGAGTTGCGCCGCTCGCTGGTGAAAGCCGTCGAGGCGGGCGTGACGGGCAAGCAGGATGTGAAGCAGGCGCTGGACCAGGCCGTCGCCATCTGGAACCGCAAGCTGGCCACCCTGCCGCGCCACTGA
- a CDS encoding GntR family transcriptional regulator — protein MLAKLSAFKPNPASDTPLYMQLANMLSDGIASGDWRANQALPSERVLSDILEISRVTARKAIDMLCDRGMLTRKRGSGTYITPKLEQPLSRLTSFSEELRQRGFTAGSRWLQRDIGSAAPLELLSLGLSPHMPVARLRRLRTADEVVMAIETTTIPALYMPDPQQVTDSLYGYLESRGTIPMRALQHIRAVNATAEQAKLANIKTGEAMLHITRVSYLDNGAAVELTHSYCRSDYYEFVAESRR, from the coding sequence ATGCTGGCCAAACTGTCCGCCTTCAAACCCAATCCGGCCAGCGACACGCCGCTCTACATGCAGCTGGCGAACATGCTGTCGGACGGCATCGCCAGCGGCGACTGGCGCGCCAACCAGGCATTGCCTTCCGAGCGCGTGCTGTCGGACATCCTGGAAATTTCGCGCGTCACGGCGCGCAAGGCCATCGACATGCTGTGCGACCGGGGCATGCTGACGCGCAAGCGCGGCTCGGGCACCTACATCACGCCCAAGCTGGAACAGCCGCTGTCGCGCCTGACGAGCTTTTCGGAAGAGTTGCGCCAACGGGGGTTTACCGCCGGCTCGCGCTGGCTGCAGCGCGATATCGGCTCGGCCGCGCCGCTGGAGCTGCTGTCGCTGGGATTGTCGCCGCACATGCCGGTGGCGCGCTTGCGCCGCCTGCGCACGGCCGACGAAGTGGTGATGGCGATCGAAACGACCACCATCCCCGCGCTCTACATGCCGGACCCGCAACAGGTGACCGATTCGCTGTACGGCTACCTGGAGTCGCGCGGCACCATCCCGATGCGCGCGCTGCAGCATATCCGCGCCGTCAACGCCACGGCGGAACAGGCCAAGCTGGCCAATATCAAGACGGGTGAAGCCATGCTGCACATCACCCGTGTCAGTTATCTCGACAACGGCGCAGCGGTGGAACTGACCCACTCGTATTGCCGCAGTGATTATTATGAATTCGTAGCGGAGTCGCGCAGATGA
- a CDS encoding ExeA family protein, which yields MYTHYFQLKQSPFSIAPDPRYLFMSERHREALAHLLYGVGSGGGFVLLTGEIGAGKTTVCRCFMEQIPENCQLAYIFNPKLSVEELLLSICEEFRIAVVPGVASVKGYVDAINAHLLVSHAQGKNNVLIIDEAQNLSAAVLEQLRLLTNLETSERKLLQIILIGQPELRAMLARPELEQLAQRVIARYHLGSLTADETASYIRHRLAVAGSTAQTPFAPRLMAPIHAMSHGVPRRINLLCDRALLGAYVENQPQVTRQILRRAAEEVFAEEGKPAAGRGLRWLHVTGGVLAGAVVTAALAWHFMPRPSAVPAVAASAPAASSVVVAAASAPAPVSVPDRNAVLRQLASLWGEQLPAGDACQAGARAGLRCLHSRGGIAELRVLDRPAMLALRGAEGVEQLALLTRLQDETATLMLDGKQQSLPLAQLAQRSDGSFTTFWRAPRNWRDEVPLGARGADVDWLAQRLAQQQGLPAPAANLPLDAEMQGLLRAFQQRQNLRADGLAGPKTFIRLMQLGDNSEPRLSSAAPAVAAPAATAMVAGK from the coding sequence ATGTACACGCATTATTTCCAGCTCAAGCAATCGCCGTTCTCGATCGCCCCCGATCCGCGCTACCTGTTCATGAGCGAACGCCACCGCGAAGCGCTGGCGCACCTGCTGTATGGCGTGGGCAGCGGTGGCGGCTTCGTGCTGCTGACGGGAGAAATCGGCGCCGGCAAGACCACCGTGTGCCGCTGCTTCATGGAGCAGATTCCGGAAAACTGCCAGCTCGCGTATATCTTCAATCCGAAACTGTCCGTCGAGGAATTGCTGCTGTCGATCTGCGAGGAATTCCGCATCGCAGTGGTGCCCGGCGTGGCCAGCGTGAAAGGCTATGTCGACGCCATCAATGCGCACCTGCTGGTCAGCCATGCGCAGGGCAAGAACAATGTGCTGATCATCGACGAGGCGCAAAACCTGTCCGCCGCCGTGCTGGAGCAGCTGCGTTTGCTGACCAACCTGGAGACGAGCGAGCGCAAGCTGCTGCAGATCATCCTCATCGGCCAGCCGGAATTGCGCGCCATGCTGGCCCGGCCGGAACTGGAGCAGCTGGCGCAGCGCGTGATCGCCCGCTATCACCTGGGGTCGCTGACGGCGGACGAGACGGCCAGTTATATCCGCCACCGCCTGGCCGTGGCGGGCAGCACGGCGCAGACGCCGTTCGCGCCGCGTCTGATGGCGCCCATCCATGCCATGAGCCACGGCGTGCCGCGCCGCATCAACCTGCTGTGCGACCGCGCGTTGCTGGGCGCCTACGTGGAAAACCAGCCGCAGGTGACGCGCCAGATCCTGCGCCGTGCCGCCGAGGAAGTGTTTGCGGAAGAGGGCAAGCCGGCTGCCGGACGGGGCCTGCGCTGGCTCCACGTGACGGGCGGCGTGCTGGCCGGCGCCGTGGTCACGGCCGCGCTGGCCTGGCATTTCATGCCGCGCCCGTCCGCTGTACCTGCCGTGGCAGCCTCTGCGCCGGCCGCATCCAGCGTGGTGGTTGCCGCCGCATCCGCGCCCGCGCCCGTCAGCGTGCCGGACCGCAACGCCGTGCTGCGCCAGCTGGCCAGCCTGTGGGGCGAGCAGTTGCCGGCCGGCGACGCTTGCCAGGCGGGCGCCCGCGCCGGCCTGCGCTGCCTGCACAGCCGGGGCGGCATCGCCGAACTGCGCGTGCTGGACCGTCCCGCCATGCTGGCCTTGCGCGGTGCGGAGGGTGTGGAGCAGCTGGCGCTGCTGACGCGCTTGCAGGACGAGACCGCCACACTGATGCTCGATGGCAAACAGCAAAGCCTGCCGCTGGCCCAGTTGGCGCAGCGCAGCGATGGCAGTTTCACGACCTTCTGGCGCGCCCCGCGCAACTGGCGCGACGAAGTCCCGCTGGGTGCCCGCGGCGCCGACGTGGACTGGCTGGCGCAGCGCCTGGCGCAACAGCAGGGCTTGCCGGCGCCGGCGGCCAATCTGCCGCTTGATGCCGAGATGCAAGGCCTGTTGCGCGCCTTCCAGCAGCGCCAGAACCTGCGGGCCGATGGCCTGGCAGGCCCGAAAACATTCATACGCCTGATGCAGCTGGGTGACAATTCGGAGCCGCGCCTGAGCAGTGCAGCTCCTGCCGTGGCGGCGCCCGCTGCGACGGCGATGGTGGCGGGGAAATAA
- a CDS encoding SIS domain-containing protein produces MMLKEAISAAECVALQLASDTERYAELGRKLRSTSFSTALTIARGSSDHACNYVAYLIMARLGRVVASLPMSLVTLNKSPLVTRDTLAISISQSGQSPDVVEPIRYFRDGGATTVALVNDIESPLAHAAEWAMPLRAGKEQSVAATKSFITSLVAGARMVAQWQNDPELQAGLEALPEALLEATRIDWSPAIDVLAPARNIMVVGRGISFPVALEAALKFKETSALQAEAFSGAEIKHGPMALIEDGYPLLIFATRGPTQAGLLQLATEMRGRGAKVLLAAPSDVAERDLTLPVAATPDLDPIVAIQSFYVMAAKLSAARGMDPDAPRHLSKVTKTN; encoded by the coding sequence ATGATGCTTAAAGAAGCCATTTCCGCCGCCGAATGCGTCGCCCTGCAACTGGCCAGCGACACGGAACGCTACGCGGAACTGGGCCGCAAATTGAGGAGCACCTCGTTCTCGACCGCGCTGACCATCGCGCGCGGCAGCTCGGACCACGCCTGCAACTACGTCGCCTACCTGATCATGGCGCGCCTGGGCCGTGTCGTCGCGTCCCTGCCGATGTCACTGGTGACCCTGAACAAGTCACCGCTGGTGACGCGCGACACCCTGGCCATCTCGATCTCGCAATCGGGCCAGAGCCCTGACGTGGTCGAGCCGATCCGCTACTTCCGCGACGGCGGCGCCACCACCGTAGCCCTGGTCAACGATATCGAGTCGCCGCTGGCGCACGCCGCCGAATGGGCCATGCCCCTGCGCGCCGGCAAGGAACAAAGCGTTGCCGCGACGAAGAGCTTCATCACCAGCCTGGTCGCCGGCGCGCGCATGGTGGCCCAGTGGCAGAACGACCCTGAACTGCAGGCGGGCCTGGAAGCGCTGCCTGAAGCGCTGCTCGAAGCGACCCGCATCGACTGGTCGCCCGCCATCGACGTGCTGGCTCCGGCCCGCAACATCATGGTCGTGGGACGCGGCATCAGCTTCCCCGTGGCGCTGGAAGCGGCGCTGAAATTCAAGGAAACCTCGGCCCTGCAGGCGGAAGCCTTCAGCGGCGCCGAAATCAAGCACGGCCCGATGGCCCTGATCGAAGACGGTTACCCGCTGCTGATTTTCGCCACGCGCGGCCCGACGCAAGCCGGCCTGCTGCAGCTGGCAACGGAGATGCGCGGCCGTGGCGCCAAGGTCTTGCTGGCGGCGCCAAGCGATGTGGCCGAGCGCGACCTGACCCTGCCCGTGGCGGCCACGCCGGACCTCGATCCGATCGTCGCCATCCAGTCCTTCTACGTGATGGCGGCGAAACTGTCGGCCGCGCGCGGCATGGACCCGGATGCGCCGCGTCACCTGAGCAAGGTCACGAAAACCAATTAA